The proteins below are encoded in one region of Qipengyuania sp. HL-TH1:
- the bioB gene encoding biotin synthase BioB, producing the protein MTDIRTDWTREEIAELFNLPFTELLFRAATLHREFHPADQVQLCTLLSIKTGGCPEDCGYCSQSVKADSGVEATKLMEVQSVLQRAAQAKDAGSQRFCMGAAWRNPKDRDMPAIVEIVKGVRAMGLETCMTLGMLTPKQADMLKEAGLDYYNHNVDTGPEYYERVISSRKYEDRLDTLQNVRDAGINVCSGGIVGMGETRSDRVGFVHTLATLERHPESVPVNALVPVKGTVLGDMLADTPLAKIDDIEFVRTVAAARITMPMSMVRLSAGRESMSEATQALCFLAGANSIFTGDKLLTAPNAGDDTDAALFAKLGLTALQQEEPMRACKVAEPAE; encoded by the coding sequence TTGACTGACATCCGCACCGACTGGACCCGCGAGGAAATCGCGGAGCTGTTCAACCTTCCCTTTACCGAGCTGCTCTTCCGTGCAGCCACGCTGCATCGTGAGTTCCATCCCGCAGACCAGGTGCAATTGTGCACGCTGCTGTCGATCAAGACCGGCGGCTGTCCGGAGGATTGCGGCTATTGCTCGCAATCGGTGAAGGCGGATTCCGGGGTCGAGGCGACCAAGCTGATGGAAGTGCAATCGGTCCTTCAGCGCGCGGCGCAGGCGAAGGATGCGGGCAGCCAGCGGTTCTGCATGGGCGCCGCCTGGCGCAATCCCAAGGACCGCGACATGCCCGCGATCGTCGAGATCGTGAAAGGCGTGCGCGCGATGGGGCTGGAGACCTGCATGACGCTGGGCATGCTTACGCCGAAACAGGCCGACATGCTCAAGGAAGCGGGCCTCGACTATTACAATCACAATGTCGACACCGGGCCGGAATATTACGAACGCGTGATCTCCAGCCGCAAGTATGAGGACCGTCTCGATACGCTGCAGAACGTCCGCGATGCGGGCATCAACGTGTGCAGCGGAGGGATCGTCGGCATGGGCGAAACGCGCAGCGACCGGGTGGGTTTCGTCCACACGCTCGCCACACTCGAACGCCATCCCGAAAGCGTCCCGGTCAACGCGCTTGTCCCGGTCAAGGGCACGGTGCTGGGCGATATGCTGGCAGACACGCCGCTCGCCAAGATCGACGATATCGAATTCGTCCGCACCGTCGCGGCCGCGCGCATCACCATGCCGATGAGCATGGTGCGCCTGTCCGCCGGACGCGAGAGCATGAGCGAGGCCACGCAGGCGCTGTGCTTCCTCGCCGGGGCGAATTCGATCTTCACCGGCGACAAGCTGCTCACCGCGCCCAATGCGGGCGACGACACCGACGCCGCATTGTTCGCCAAGCTGGGCCTGACGGCGCTGCAGCAGGAAGAACCGATGCGCGCCTGCAAGGTGGCCGAGCCGGCCGAATGA
- a CDS encoding acetyl/propionyl/methylcrotonyl-CoA carboxylase subunit alpha, with product MFTKILIANRGEIACRVIKTAKRMGIATVAVYSDADARAPFVRMADEAVHIGPATASESYLVADKIIAAAKRTGAEAVHPGYGFLSERASFVEALEAEGIAFIGPPVNAIAAMGDKIESKKLAMEAGVNVVPGFVGEIEDTEHAVRISDEIGYPVMMKASAGGGGKGMRLAYSEQDVREGFEATKREGLNSFGDDRVFIEKFILNPRHIEIQILGDKHGNVIYLNERECSIQRRHQKVVEEAPSPFVTPKMRKAMGEQCVALSQAVGYHSAGTVELIVSGADKTGESFYFLEMNTRLQVEHPVTEAITGVDLVEQMIRVAAGEKLAMTQDDVKIDGWAIENRVYAEDPYRGFLPSTGRLVRYQPPVEPWADDGQENGRRGVDGVRVDDGVFEGGEVSMFYDPMIAKLVTWGETRDEAADLQIAALDAFRIEGLGHNVDFLSAIMQHPRFRSGELTTGFIAEEYPDGFTGAPASDQLTRVLAAVGGVVATADADRARRIAGQLSDDLYAPGDWTVRIGEREEGSTSHEVRLEENALTVDGEPVTIEMQYTPGEPMVDVALFENGADEDADPVEAYTLQLKSMRTGYAVTTRGATHHLRILQTRIADLAAHMIEKTPPDLSKMLICPMPGLLVKLHVGEGEEVHPGQPLATVEAMKMENILRAEKQATVGKINAAEGDSLAVDEVILELE from the coding sequence ATGTTCACGAAAATCCTCATCGCCAATCGTGGCGAAATCGCCTGCCGCGTCATCAAGACGGCCAAGCGCATGGGTATCGCGACCGTGGCGGTCTATTCCGATGCCGATGCGCGCGCGCCCTTCGTTCGCATGGCGGATGAGGCGGTGCATATCGGCCCCGCAACCGCTTCGGAAAGCTATCTGGTGGCGGACAAGATCATCGCCGCGGCCAAGCGGACCGGCGCCGAAGCGGTGCATCCGGGCTATGGTTTCCTGTCCGAACGCGCGAGCTTCGTCGAAGCGCTGGAAGCGGAAGGCATCGCTTTCATCGGCCCGCCGGTGAACGCCATCGCCGCGATGGGCGACAAGATCGAGTCCAAGAAGCTCGCGATGGAAGCGGGCGTCAACGTCGTCCCCGGCTTCGTCGGCGAGATCGAGGATACCGAACATGCGGTGCGGATTTCCGACGAAATCGGCTACCCCGTGATGATGAAGGCCAGCGCGGGCGGCGGCGGCAAGGGCATGCGGCTCGCCTATTCCGAACAGGACGTGCGCGAAGGCTTCGAGGCGACCAAGCGCGAAGGCCTCAACAGCTTCGGCGATGACCGCGTGTTTATCGAGAAGTTCATCCTCAACCCGCGCCACATCGAGATCCAGATCCTCGGCGACAAGCACGGCAATGTGATCTATCTCAACGAGCGCGAATGCAGCATCCAGCGCCGCCACCAGAAGGTGGTTGAAGAGGCTCCGTCGCCCTTCGTCACCCCCAAGATGCGCAAGGCGATGGGCGAGCAATGCGTCGCGCTGTCGCAGGCGGTGGGCTATCACAGCGCGGGCACGGTCGAACTGATCGTCAGCGGCGCCGACAAGACCGGCGAGAGCTTCTACTTCCTCGAAATGAACACCCGTTTGCAGGTGGAGCATCCGGTTACCGAGGCGATCACCGGGGTCGACCTGGTCGAGCAGATGATCCGTGTCGCGGCAGGCGAGAAGCTGGCGATGACGCAGGATGATGTGAAGATCGACGGCTGGGCGATCGAGAACCGCGTCTATGCCGAAGATCCCTATCGCGGATTCCTGCCGTCCACCGGCCGCCTGGTGCGCTACCAGCCGCCGGTCGAACCCTGGGCCGATGACGGGCAGGAGAATGGCCGCCGCGGCGTCGACGGCGTTCGCGTCGACGACGGCGTGTTCGAAGGCGGCGAAGTGTCGATGTTTTACGACCCGATGATCGCCAAGCTGGTCACCTGGGGCGAGACGCGCGACGAGGCGGCCGATCTGCAGATCGCGGCGCTCGATGCCTTCCGGATCGAAGGGCTGGGGCACAATGTCGATTTCCTCAGCGCGATCATGCAGCACCCGCGCTTCCGTTCGGGCGAACTGACCACCGGCTTCATCGCCGAGGAATATCCCGACGGGTTCACCGGCGCGCCCGCGTCCGACCAGCTGACGAGGGTTCTGGCCGCTGTTGGCGGGGTGGTTGCCACCGCCGATGCCGACCGTGCGCGGCGCATCGCGGGCCAGCTGTCAGACGACCTCTACGCTCCGGGCGACTGGACCGTGCGCATCGGCGAACGCGAGGAAGGCTCGACGTCGCACGAGGTGCGGCTCGAAGAGAACGCGCTGACCGTCGACGGCGAACCGGTCACTATCGAGATGCAGTACACGCCGGGCGAACCGATGGTCGACGTCGCGCTGTTCGAGAACGGGGCGGACGAAGATGCCGACCCGGTCGAGGCTTATACCCTCCAGCTCAAATCCATGCGCACCGGCTACGCGGTGACCACGCGCGGCGCGACGCATCACTTGCGCATCCTGCAGACGCGCATCGCCGATCTGGCCGCGCATATGATCGAGAAGACACCGCCCGATCTGTCCAAGATGCTGATCTGCCCGATGCCCGGCCTGCTGGTAAAACTGCATGTGGGCGAGGGCGAGGAAGTCCATCCCGGCCAGCCACTCGCCACGGTCGAGGCGATGAAGATGGAAAATATCCTGCGCGCCGAAAAGCAGGCCACGGTCGGCAAGATCAACGCTGCGGAGGGCGACAGCCTGGCTGTAGACGAGGTGATTCTCGAGCTCGAATAG
- the scpA gene encoding methylmalonyl-CoA mutase, translating to MTDKPTYDDWKPLADKEVKGRDLTWHTPEGIAVKPLYTSQDTATLVDPGVPGIAPFTRGPYASMYTGRPWTIRQYAGFSTAEESNAFYRRNLAAGQKGLSVAFDLATHRGYDSDHPRVVGDVGKAGVAIDTVRDMEILFDQIPLDTMSVSMTMNGAVIPVLAFYIVAAERQGVAQDKLSGTIQNDILKEFMVRNTYIYPPEPSMRIVSDIIAYTSANMPKFNSISISGYHMHEAGATAVQELAFTIADGKEYAKRAMEAGLDIDAFAPRLSFFWGIGMNFFMEIAKMRAARALWHDVMEGLGAQNPKSKMLRTHCQTSGVSLQEQDPYNNVIRTTVEAMAAVLGGTQSLHTNALDEAIALPTDFSARIARNTQLVIQEETGITNVADPLGGSYYIESLTAALVEQAKAMLDEVEAAGGMTEYVASGKPKAAIESAAAAKQASVDRGETVIVGVNKYRRETEDEIDTLDIDNHAVRQSQIARLQEVRAKRDEFACKAALDTLARGAAQREGNLLALAVEAARHDATLGEISQAMEDAYGRYDTLPTPVRGIYSKAYAEDDRYRQVVEGVKAVERRLGRAPRLMVAKMGQDGHDRGANVIASAFGDMGFEVVSGPLFQTPAETRDMALDKDVDAIGASSLAAGHKTLIPELIGLLKEAGRSDIKVIAGGVIPQKDYDFLRDAGVQGIYGPGSNVVECAADVLRLLGHNMPPAGEDLGEAAE from the coding sequence ATGACCGACAAGCCGACTTATGACGACTGGAAGCCCCTCGCCGACAAGGAAGTGAAGGGGCGCGATCTCACCTGGCACACGCCCGAAGGAATCGCGGTAAAGCCGCTGTATACGTCGCAGGACACCGCCACGCTCGTCGATCCCGGGGTGCCGGGGATCGCGCCGTTCACGCGCGGGCCCTACGCCTCGATGTACACCGGGCGCCCGTGGACCATCCGCCAGTACGCTGGCTTCTCCACGGCAGAGGAATCGAACGCCTTCTATCGCCGCAACCTTGCCGCTGGTCAGAAGGGTCTGTCGGTCGCATTCGATCTCGCCACGCACCGCGGCTATGACAGCGACCACCCGCGCGTCGTAGGCGATGTCGGCAAGGCGGGCGTCGCGATCGATACGGTGCGCGACATGGAGATCCTGTTCGACCAGATCCCGCTCGACACGATGAGCGTATCGATGACGATGAACGGCGCGGTCATCCCCGTGCTGGCTTTCTACATCGTTGCCGCCGAACGGCAGGGCGTCGCCCAGGACAAGCTGTCGGGGACCATCCAGAACGACATCCTAAAGGAGTTCATGGTCCGCAACACCTATATCTATCCGCCCGAACCGAGCATGCGGATCGTTTCGGACATCATCGCATATACTTCGGCCAACATGCCGAAATTCAACAGTATTTCGATTTCGGGCTATCACATGCACGAAGCCGGGGCGACCGCGGTGCAGGAACTCGCCTTCACCATCGCCGACGGCAAGGAATACGCCAAGCGCGCGATGGAAGCGGGGCTCGATATCGATGCCTTCGCACCGCGCCTGTCCTTCTTCTGGGGCATCGGCATGAACTTCTTCATGGAGATCGCCAAGATGCGCGCCGCGCGCGCGCTGTGGCACGATGTCATGGAAGGGCTGGGGGCGCAGAACCCCAAGTCGAAGATGCTGCGCACCCATTGCCAGACCAGCGGCGTGAGCCTGCAGGAGCAGGACCCCTACAACAACGTCATCCGCACCACCGTGGAAGCAATGGCGGCGGTGCTGGGCGGAACGCAGTCGCTGCACACCAATGCGCTGGACGAGGCGATCGCGCTGCCAACCGACTTCAGCGCCCGCATCGCGCGCAACACGCAGCTGGTGATCCAGGAGGAGACCGGCATCACCAATGTCGCCGATCCACTGGGCGGCAGCTATTACATCGAAAGCCTCACCGCCGCGCTGGTCGAACAGGCCAAGGCCATGCTCGACGAGGTCGAGGCGGCCGGCGGGATGACCGAATATGTCGCCAGCGGTAAACCCAAGGCGGCGATCGAAAGCGCAGCCGCGGCCAAGCAGGCGAGCGTCGATCGCGGCGAAACGGTTATCGTCGGCGTCAACAAGTACCGCCGCGAGACCGAGGACGAGATCGACACACTCGATATCGACAATCACGCGGTGCGCCAGAGCCAGATCGCCCGGCTGCAGGAAGTCCGCGCCAAACGCGATGAATTCGCCTGCAAGGCCGCGCTCGATACGCTGGCGCGCGGGGCGGCGCAGCGCGAAGGCAATCTGCTCGCATTGGCGGTCGAGGCTGCGCGGCACGATGCGACGCTGGGCGAAATCAGCCAGGCGATGGAAGACGCCTATGGCCGCTATGACACGCTGCCCACCCCCGTGCGCGGGATCTATTCCAAGGCCTATGCCGAGGATGATCGCTACCGGCAGGTGGTCGAAGGCGTGAAGGCGGTCGAACGCCGTCTGGGCCGCGCGCCCCGCTTGATGGTCGCGAAGATGGGGCAGGACGGCCACGACCGCGGCGCCAATGTCATCGCCAGCGCCTTTGGCGATATGGGTTTCGAGGTGGTCAGTGGTCCGCTGTTCCAGACACCGGCGGAAACCCGCGACATGGCGCTGGACAAGGACGTCGACGCGATCGGCGCCAGCAGCCTTGCGGCAGGTCACAAGACGCTGATTCCCGAACTGATCGGGCTGCTCAAGGAGGCGGGCCGCAGCGACATCAAGGTGATCGCGGGCGGGGTGATCCCGCAGAAGGATTACGACTTCCTGCGCGATGCCGGGGTACAGGGGATCTACGGCCCGGGCAGCAATGTCGTCGAATGCGCAGCGGATGTGTTGCGCCTGCTGGGACACAACATGCCGCCAGCGGGTGAGGATCTGGGCGAGGCGGCGGAGTGA
- a CDS encoding glutathione S-transferase family protein produces the protein MLFYDSPNPAPNPRRVRIFAAEKGIELPSKEVSIPKREQKAEDFVAKNPRGQTPILELDDGTVIAESVAIMRYLEAEHPEPPLFGTTAREIADIEMWCRRVEMILMPPVGAVWVHTHPFTAALPGRNTEWGEANRPRVAEAMRFFDESLEGRDHLAGEAFSAADILLLTTLDFAKFVGLEMPGECATLAAWHERVSARSSASA, from the coding sequence ATGCTATTCTACGACAGCCCGAACCCGGCGCCCAATCCGCGCCGCGTGCGTATCTTCGCCGCCGAGAAGGGCATTGAGCTGCCGAGCAAGGAAGTCTCGATCCCCAAGCGCGAGCAGAAGGCGGAGGACTTCGTCGCCAAGAACCCGCGCGGGCAGACGCCCATCCTCGAGCTCGACGACGGCACGGTGATCGCCGAAAGCGTCGCAATCATGCGCTATCTCGAGGCCGAGCATCCCGAGCCGCCGCTGTTCGGCACCACCGCGCGCGAAATCGCGGACATCGAGATGTGGTGCCGCCGGGTCGAGATGATCCTCATGCCGCCGGTCGGTGCGGTTTGGGTCCACACGCATCCCTTCACCGCCGCGCTTCCGGGCCGCAATACGGAGTGGGGCGAGGCCAATCGGCCGCGCGTGGCCGAGGCGATGCGCTTCTTCGACGAATCGCTCGAAGGGCGCGACCACCTTGCCGGCGAGGCTTTTTCCGCTGCGGATATCCTGCTGCTGACCACACTCGATTTCGCCAAGTTCGTCGGGCTCGAAATGCCCGGGGAATGCGCGACGCTGGCCGCATGGCATGAGCGGGTATCGGCACGGTCGAGCGCGTCCGCCTGA
- a CDS encoding acyl-CoA carboxylase subunit beta, protein MSANIAEMERRRDAAKMGGGQKRIDAQHAKGKLTARERLDILLDEGSFEELDTYVEHDCVDFGMQDQKIPGDGVVTGSGTINGRLVYVFSQDFTVFGGSLSKRHAEKICKVMDTAMKVGAPVIGLNDSGGARIQEGVASLGGYAEVFQRNVLASGVVPQISLIMGPCAGGAVYSPAMTDFIFMVEDSSYMFVTGPDVVKTVTNEVVTQEELGGAKTHTTKTSVADNSFENDIETLLATRDFFDYLPLSNREEVPERPTSDAWDREEPSLDTLIPDNANQPYDMHEVIRKTLDEGDFFEVQPGHAANIICGFGRVEGRTVGVVANQPMVLAGVLDINSSKKAARFVRFCDAFEIPILTFVDVPGFLPGTSQEHNGIIKHGAKLLFAYAEATVPKITVITRKAYGGAYDVMASKHLRGDLNYAWPTAEIAVMGAKGAVEIIFRQDRDNPDKIAEKTKEYEDRFANPFVAASRGYIDEVIYPHSTRKRIALGLRKLRTKQLENPWKKHDNIPL, encoded by the coding sequence ATGTCCGCCAATATCGCCGAAATGGAACGCCGCCGCGATGCCGCCAAGATGGGCGGCGGGCAGAAGCGGATCGACGCGCAGCACGCCAAGGGCAAGCTGACCGCGCGCGAACGGCTCGACATCTTGCTCGATGAAGGCAGCTTCGAAGAACTCGACACCTATGTCGAACATGACTGCGTCGATTTCGGCATGCAGGACCAGAAGATCCCGGGCGACGGCGTGGTCACCGGATCGGGCACGATCAATGGGCGGCTGGTTTATGTCTTCAGCCAGGATTTCACCGTCTTCGGCGGCTCGCTGTCGAAACGCCATGCGGAGAAGATCTGCAAGGTCATGGACACCGCGATGAAGGTCGGCGCGCCGGTAATTGGCCTCAACGACAGCGGCGGCGCGCGCATCCAGGAAGGCGTCGCGTCGCTGGGCGGCTATGCCGAGGTGTTCCAGCGCAACGTGCTCGCCAGCGGCGTGGTACCGCAGATCAGCCTGATCATGGGGCCATGCGCGGGCGGGGCGGTCTACAGCCCGGCGATGACCGATTTCATCTTCATGGTCGAAGATTCGAGCTACATGTTCGTCACCGGCCCCGATGTCGTGAAGACGGTGACCAACGAAGTCGTGACGCAGGAAGAGCTGGGCGGTGCGAAGACGCATACGACCAAGACCAGCGTGGCGGACAACAGCTTCGAGAACGACATCGAGACGCTGCTCGCGACGCGCGATTTCTTTGACTACCTGCCGCTGTCCAACCGCGAGGAGGTGCCCGAGCGGCCGACGAGCGATGCCTGGGACCGCGAGGAGCCGAGCCTCGACACGCTGATCCCCGACAATGCCAACCAGCCTTACGACATGCACGAAGTCATCCGTAAGACGCTGGATGAAGGCGATTTCTTCGAAGTGCAGCCGGGCCATGCCGCGAACATCATCTGCGGCTTCGGCCGGGTCGAGGGGCGCACGGTGGGCGTGGTCGCCAACCAGCCGATGGTGCTCGCGGGCGTGCTCGACATCAATTCTTCGAAGAAAGCCGCGCGCTTCGTGCGCTTCTGCGATGCCTTCGAGATCCCGATCCTGACCTTCGTCGATGTGCCCGGCTTCCTTCCCGGCACCAGCCAGGAACACAATGGTATTATCAAGCATGGCGCGAAGCTGTTGTTCGCCTACGCCGAGGCGACCGTGCCCAAGATCACCGTGATCACCCGCAAGGCCTATGGCGGCGCCTATGACGTGATGGCCTCCAAGCACCTGCGCGGCGACCTCAACTACGCCTGGCCGACCGCCGAGATCGCCGTGATGGGCGCCAAGGGCGCGGTGGAGATCATCTTCCGCCAGGACCGCGACAATCCCGACAAGATCGCCGAGAAGACCAAGGAATACGAAGACCGCTTCGCCAATCCCTTCGTGGCGGCAAGCCGCGGCTATATCGACGAGGTGATCTACCCGCACTCGACCCGCAAGCGGATTGCGCTGGGGCTCAGGAAGCTACGGACGAAGCAGCTCGAGAACCCGTGGAAGAAGCACGACAATATTCCGTTGTGA
- a CDS encoding shikimate kinase — protein sequence MTHATTLTPADIGGIARRIDRPVVLVGLMGVGKSTVGRRLAAMLDRDFVDVDEEIERAADRTVSEIFDSHGESYFRDGERRVIARLMDEAHGVIATGGGAFVDPETRAAILDRAIAVWLDCDIDTLVERTARRDNRPLLRSGDPREILTALKDRRGAAYAEAQIHVVTDDAPHTETAQRILEAIDAWL from the coding sequence ATGACCCATGCAACGACCCTCACCCCTGCCGACATCGGCGGCATCGCGCGCCGGATCGACCGCCCCGTGGTGCTGGTCGGGCTGATGGGCGTGGGCAAGTCCACCGTCGGCCGAAGACTGGCGGCAATGCTCGACAGGGACTTCGTCGATGTCGATGAAGAGATCGAACGCGCCGCCGACCGGACGGTGAGCGAGATTTTCGATTCCCATGGCGAGAGCTATTTCCGCGACGGTGAGCGCCGCGTGATCGCGCGGTTGATGGACGAGGCGCATGGGGTGATCGCCACGGGAGGCGGCGCGTTCGTCGATCCCGAGACCCGCGCCGCAATCCTCGACCGGGCGATCGCCGTGTGGCTCGATTGTGATATCGACACGCTGGTCGAGCGGACCGCACGCCGCGACAATCGCCCGCTGCTGCGCTCGGGCGACCCGCGCGAGATACTTACCGCGCTCAAGGACCGGCGCGGTGCCGCCTATGCGGAAGCACAGATTCACGTGGTCACCGACGACGCGCCGCATACCGAAACCGCGCAACGCATCCTGGAGGCGATCGACGCATGGCTGTGA
- a CDS encoding lysozyme inhibitor LprI family protein, translated as MIILSSLLLTAQAAAGMPDCADPQVQSEMNICAHREWEQADAELNALWPQVRAIMQREDGSAVEDDQPGYWESLLEAQRAWIAYRDAHCRLSSYDARGGTMQPLLHSTCMTALTERRTEELRELTRNQMSGEAKPGTEN; from the coding sequence ATGATCATCCTGTCGTCCCTGCTGCTGACTGCGCAGGCCGCTGCCGGCATGCCCGACTGCGCCGACCCACAAGTGCAAAGCGAGATGAACATCTGCGCGCATCGGGAATGGGAGCAGGCCGATGCCGAACTGAACGCGCTGTGGCCGCAAGTGCGCGCGATCATGCAGCGCGAGGACGGGTCTGCGGTCGAGGATGACCAGCCGGGCTATTGGGAAAGCCTGCTGGAGGCCCAGCGCGCCTGGATCGCGTACCGCGACGCGCATTGCCGGCTGTCGAGCTACGATGCGCGCGGGGGAACGATGCAACCGCTCCTCCACAGCACCTGCATGACCGCTCTGACCGAGCGGCGAACCGAAGAACTGCGCGAATTGACGCGCAATCAGATGTCCGGCGAAGCGAAACCCGGAACGGAGAACTGA
- the aroB gene encoding 3-dehydroquinate synthase gives MAVIPVELAGREYEVRVGTGLLADVAGQARPFLRKHQVCIVADENARAHWGETIAGSLGAAGIEPRWYDVAPGEGSKSWDSLARLTDWLLAQGVERGDHVFALGGGVVGDLTGFACAILKRGCGFVQLPTTLLAQVDSSVGGKTAINTSAGKNLVGAFHQPALVLADLDTLGTLPARELRAGYAEVLKYGVLGDRPFFEWLEGHGEAVVALQPQPLEQAVATSIVAKARIVAEDERETSGARALLNLGHTFGHALEAETGFSDRLLHGEGVALGMVLAARYSARRGALSLDDARRVTRAVDAAGLPAEISALGLECDGRQLADHMLHDKKMDAGTLPFILLRAIGEAHLARDVELADVAAFLDEELKAH, from the coding sequence ATGGCTGTGATTCCCGTCGAACTGGCCGGGCGCGAGTATGAGGTCCGCGTCGGGACCGGCCTGTTGGCCGATGTCGCAGGACAGGCGCGTCCTTTCCTGCGCAAACACCAGGTCTGCATCGTAGCCGATGAAAACGCGCGCGCACATTGGGGCGAGACAATCGCCGGGTCACTCGGCGCAGCCGGGATCGAACCGCGCTGGTATGATGTAGCGCCGGGTGAAGGCTCGAAAAGCTGGGATAGCCTTGCCCGGCTGACCGACTGGCTGCTCGCCCAGGGAGTCGAGCGCGGCGACCACGTATTTGCCCTGGGCGGCGGGGTCGTTGGTGATCTGACCGGGTTCGCCTGCGCCATCCTCAAGCGCGGCTGCGGCTTTGTGCAATTGCCGACCACGCTGCTGGCGCAGGTCGACAGTTCGGTCGGCGGGAAGACCGCGATCAATACAAGCGCGGGCAAGAACCTTGTCGGTGCCTTCCACCAGCCCGCGCTGGTGCTGGCCGATCTCGATACGCTCGGCACGCTCCCTGCACGCGAATTGCGTGCAGGCTATGCCGAAGTGCTCAAATACGGCGTACTGGGCGACCGGCCGTTCTTCGAATGGCTTGAAGGACACGGCGAAGCGGTGGTTGCGCTGCAACCGCAACCGCTCGAACAGGCGGTTGCCACCAGCATTGTAGCCAAGGCCCGGATCGTGGCCGAAGACGAGCGCGAAACCAGCGGCGCGCGGGCGCTGCTCAATTTGGGCCACACATTCGGTCATGCGCTGGAGGCGGAAACCGGCTTTTCGGACCGCTTGCTGCATGGCGAAGGCGTGGCGCTCGGCATGGTGCTGGCAGCGCGTTATTCGGCGCGCCGCGGCGCGCTTTCGCTGGACGATGCCCGGCGCGTTACCCGCGCGGTCGATGCTGCGGGGCTGCCTGCGGAAATCTCGGCGCTGGGTCTCGAGTGCGACGGCCGCCAACTGGCCGATCACATGCTGCACGACAAGAAGATGGATGCAGGCACGCTGCCTTTCATCCTGCTGCGTGCGATCGGCGAAGCGCATCTGGCACGCGATGTCGAACTGGCCGATGTCGCCGCCTTCCTCGACGAGGAATTAAAGGCGCATTGA
- a CDS encoding enoyl-CoA hydratase-related protein produces MSYETIIVEKDGPLTTITLNRPDRLNAMPPQMADEIGAAFYDLGDSRAVLITGAGKGFCSGADLAARGEGSALQNKGGSHRALQNHYNPAINQVLRAPVPVICAVNGPAAGVGCSLALAGDFVLAGKSAYFLQAFVNIGLVPDGGSTWLLSRAIGRARATRMMMLGEKIGASQAEDWGLIYKACDDDALIGEARALAHKLANGPTLAYATMKKNIATAMDGTITEVLLAEAEGQRLAGASKDAMEGGMAFLQKRKPDFKGE; encoded by the coding sequence GTGAGCTACGAAACCATCATCGTCGAGAAAGACGGCCCGCTGACCACCATCACGCTCAACCGGCCCGACCGGCTGAACGCGATGCCGCCGCAGATGGCGGACGAAATCGGCGCGGCTTTCTACGATCTGGGCGACAGCCGCGCAGTTCTGATAACCGGCGCGGGCAAGGGTTTCTGCTCGGGCGCCGATCTCGCCGCGCGGGGCGAGGGCAGCGCGCTGCAGAACAAGGGCGGCAGCCACCGTGCGCTGCAGAACCATTACAATCCCGCGATCAACCAGGTGCTGCGCGCGCCCGTTCCCGTGATCTGCGCGGTCAACGGCCCTGCCGCGGGCGTCGGCTGCAGCCTCGCGCTGGCGGGCGACTTCGTTCTCGCGGGCAAGAGCGCCTATTTCCTCCAGGCCTTCGTCAATATCGGTCTCGTCCCCGATGGCGGATCGACCTGGCTGCTCAGCCGCGCGATCGGCCGCGCCCGCGCGACGCGGATGATGATGCTGGGCGAGAAAATCGGGGCCAGCCAGGCCGAGGACTGGGGCCTGATCTACAAGGCCTGCGATGACGACGCGCTGATCGGCGAAGCCCGGGCGCTGGCGCACAAGCTCGCCAATGGTCCGACGCTGGCCTACGCCACGATGAAGAAGAACATCGCCACTGCGATGGATGGCACCATCACCGAGGTGCTGCTGGCCGAGGCCGAGGGCCAGCGGCTGGCGGGCGCGAGCAAGGATGCGATGGAAGGCGGCATGGCCTTCCTCCAGAAGCGCAAGCCGGACTTCAAGGGCGAGTAG
- the mce gene encoding methylmalonyl-CoA epimerase, which translates to MKLGRLNHIGVATPSIAESLRYYRDVMGASITHEPFDLEEQGVTVCFVDTPGENGTNGTQIELIEPLGEQSTLTGFLAKNPAGGQHHLCYEVEDIEDARKWFEDMGKRILGPTRIGAHGTPIFFLHPKDMMGQLTEIMETPKDDAHWSN; encoded by the coding sequence ATGAAGCTGGGACGGTTGAACCATATCGGCGTCGCGACGCCTTCGATCGCGGAATCGCTGCGCTATTATCGCGATGTTATGGGCGCTAGCATCACGCATGAGCCCTTCGATCTCGAGGAGCAGGGCGTGACGGTCTGCTTCGTCGACACGCCGGGCGAGAACGGCACCAATGGCACGCAGATCGAGCTGATCGAGCCGCTGGGCGAGCAGTCCACGCTGACCGGTTTCCTCGCCAAGAACCCCGCCGGCGGGCAGCACCATCTCTGCTACGAAGTCGAGGACATCGAGGACGCGCGTAAGTGGTTCGAGGACATGGGTAAGCGCATCCTCGGCCCCACGCGCATCGGCGCGCATGGCACGCCGATCTTCTTCCTGCACCCCAAGGACATGATGGGCCAGCTGACCGAGATCATGGAAACGCCCAAGGACGACGCGCACTGGTCGAACTGA